A window of Cottoperca gobio unplaced genomic scaffold, fCotGob3.1 fCotGob3_2arrow_ctg1, whole genome shotgun sequence contains these coding sequences:
- the LOC115005401 gene encoding LOW QUALITY PROTEIN: interferon-induced protein with tetratricopeptide repeats 1-like (The sequence of the model RefSeq protein was modified relative to this genomic sequence to represent the inferred CDS: inserted 2 bases in 1 codon) produces the protein MFCSCYPCCRVRPSCTLVNLHAILCQPCADQSQTTLVSKLEALQCHFTWDLDTSRSKLFRCRERFEDFFTEDGHSWLGHIYNLRGFIEYKLGFTEEAQSFFNKATEAFRQMRNADEGPWLVVNYGNLAWLHHHLGDPAESEAYLTKVDXLMKKYQSPSQDELHPEIYAEKAWTFIRFSTDKMLLAADYFQRAIRMQPDMVEWHTYHVKGLMFASKHSSTGLGADILEKMRIAKEQDPENLFFAVHYLEHCAKKGEIIKDEACKLAREVLRNPISSYSGIKPLLRVYRNYVSVDEAIDLAEEVLKNQPDERYLMRCAALCYKWKIFFSDSPQKQSMVDRAISLHEEVISLYPHSSLGKKIDLANIYSKSTNGKVKAKQIYQELLKSDLDQAGKQMLYNNYAKYLNFQGQDRTSSLRYHMKAAEIPQQSIFREKSIKVLKNIRDKGKDRMCREIQTFLENLQEP, from the exons TGCTGAtcagagtcaaacaacactggTGTCCAAACTGGAGGCCCTGCAGTGTCACTTCACCTGGGATCTGGACACCAGCAGGTCCAAACTTTTCCGTTGCAGGGAAAGGTTTGAGGATTTCTTCACCGAGGACGGACACAGCTGgctgggtcacatttacaacctgcgggggttcattgaatacaagctggggttcactgaagaagcccagagtttcttcaacaaggctacagaggcctTCCGTCAGATGAGAAACGCAGATGAGGGTCCCTGGTTAGTGGTGAATTACGGAAACCTggcttggctgcaccaccacctgggagacccagcagagagtgaggcttaCCTGACAAAGGTCGA ACTGATGAAAAAATACCAATCTCCATCCCAGGATGAGCTCCACCCAGAGATCTACGCTGAAAAAGCCTGGACTTTCATAAGGTTTAGCACAGATAAAATGCTGCTGGCTGCAGATTACTTCCAGAGAGCCATTAGGATGCAGCCGGACATGGTGGAGTGGCACACCTACCATGTCAAAGGGTTAATGTTTGCTtcaaagcacagcagcacagggctgggggctgacatcttggagaaaatgagaatcgCCAAAGAACAGGATCCAGAGAACTTGTTCTTTGCTGTTCACTACCTTGAGCATTGTGCTAAGAAAGGAGAAATAATTAAAGATGAAGCATGTAAGCTAGCCAGGGAGGTTTTGAGAAATCCtatcagcagctacagtggtattaaACCATTACTTAGGGTTTACAGAAACTATGtatctgttgatgaggccattgacttggcagaggaggttctgaaAAACCAGCCAGATGAGCGTTATCTGATGAgatgtgctgcactctgctacAAATGGAAGATATTTTTCAGTGACAGTCCCCAAAAACAAAGCATGGTAGACAGAGCAATCAGTCTCCATGAAGAGGTGATTTCACTTTACCCTCATTCTTCCCTTGGGAAGAAAATAGACCTTGCAAATATATATTCCAAATCAACTAACGGCAAGGTTAAAGCTAAGCAGATATACCAGGAGCTGCTAAAAAGTGATCTTGATCAGGCAGGcaaacagatgctttacaacaactacgcaaaatatttaaacttccaAGGACAGGATCGCACCAGCTCACTAAGATATCACATGAAGGCGGCAGAGATACCGCAACAATCCATCTTTcgtgagaaaagcatcaaagttcTAAAGAACATAAGAGACAAAGGCAAGGACAGAATGTGTCGCGAAATACAGACGTTTCTGGAGAACCTGCAAGAGCCATAA